From one Lycium ferocissimum isolate CSIRO_LF1 chromosome 5, AGI_CSIRO_Lferr_CH_V1, whole genome shotgun sequence genomic stretch:
- the LOC132057819 gene encoding uncharacterized protein LOC132057819, which produces MDHHPLDPGPFDRELLYLQPEHRSQHIWTSDLQPESQVDGRPLYIEEPPVLPPYRDELIRLTGFAALDGHISGQSRLLLSALYTYLRLTDMQHPIGEDTPQADVDRRVETFSAHTTVPMPYTRRWSRGVRRRVETHHSLLPFRDQLDRMTAQTAFIWTPYDHILDELPAFCRAGQHMWMSRCPLIHMDIVEYHAPDRVLRQFGYVQNIPAATVWEHDHYARDERAGVDDAWRLHMQQQVQSWDVRMASLAVVGHDTPIHVYMEWYMRITRIIIGNPSRRRPDGLGYVALAGAYEALVRTVQTMRYESTARTEAPETAEYAARMIELAETGMRQAHDFERLHERVPGAPPGAAGGRGRRGAGGRRRGGRAGLGDEAPIERLLPAGYVPWPSLSHPPVRDPQGERPVRDLQGGLHLHFDDSMFEDFVFDMAPSASPCSGGQRALSPQHLGRPSTHGLTFTIK; this is translated from the exons atggatcaccaccctCTTGATCCGGGGCCCTTCGACCGAGAGTTACTGTATCTTCAGCCCGAGCATAGGTCGCAACATATATGGACATCCGACTTGCAGCCTGAGTCTCAG GTTGATGGACGCCCATTGTATATTGAGGAGCCTCCTGTGCTGCCGCCTTACCGGGATGAGTTGATTAGGCTCACCGGTTTCGCGGCTCTGGATGGTCATATTTCCGGCCAGAGTCGGCTTTTGTTGTCGGCCCTTTACACTTACTTGCGCCTCACAGACATGCAGCATCCGATTGGAGAGGACACGCCTCAGGCTGATGTTGATCGACGT gttgagaccttttcagCCCATACCACTGTCCCGATGCCATACACGCGGAGATGGTCGCGAGGCGTACGCCGACGTGTGGAGACGCACCACAGCCTTCTCCCGTTTAGGGATCAGCTAGACCGCATGACGGCGCAGACg gcttttatatggacgccgtatgATCATATTTTGGATGAGCTGCCGGCGTTTTGTAGGGCTGGTCAGCACATGTggatgtcgcggtgtccattgatacatatggatatcGTTGAGTATCACGCGCCCGACCGCGTGTTACGGCAGTTTGGGTATGTACAGAATATACCCGCGGCTACGGTTTGGGAGCATGACCACTATGCGAGGGACGAGCGTGCGGGCGTCGATGATGCATGGCGACTCCATATGCAGCAGCAGGTCCAGAGTTGGGATGTGAGGATGGCGAGCCTAGCGGTGGTCGGACATGACACTCCCATCCATGTGTACATGGAGTGGTACATGCGGATCACTCGCATCATTATTGGCAACCCCTCTAGGCGTCGTCCAGATGGCCTGGGATATGTAGCTCTCGCAGGAGCGTACGAGGCGCtg GTACGGACCGTTCAGACGATGCGCTATGAGAGCACTGCCCGTACGGAGGCCCCCGAGACGGCGGAGTATGCAGCACGGATGATTGAGCTTGCCGAGACTGGTATGAGACAGGCACATGACTTTGAGCGTCTCCATGAGCGTGTTCCCGGTGCCCCACCTGGGGCAGCAGGTGGTCGTGGTCGCCGAGGAGCTGGTGGCCGTCGCAGAGGTGGTAGGGCTGGTTTAGGTGATGAGGCTCCGATAGAGAGGCTCTTACCGGCCG GTTATGTGCCCTGGCCTTCACTTTCACATCCACCAGTTCGTGATCCACAGGGTGAGCGGCCGGTTCGTGATCTACAGGGTGGCCTACATTTGCACTTCGACGACTCCATGTTCGAGGACTTCGTGTTTGATATGGCACCATCTGCATCTCCCTGCTCCGGGGGCCAGAGAGCCCTCTCACCGCAGCATCTCGGGAGGCCGTCGACACACGGTTTGACTTTtacaataaagtaa